The genomic window CATATCGGGCTTTCCGCTGATTATCCGCTTCCAGCCTGTACCTTCGCTCATTGTGCAACGCAATCGATGAGAACATGCCAAAAAACAGAGCCTGCAGGAGATACCAGAACAAAAAACCAGGGTTGGAAGCAAATAAAAACAAGCTGGCGAAGGGCAGCAAGGCCAGCAGCCATCTCCCTTTGAGGGCCAGCTCGAATACAGGCAGGGCCAAACCGTAGCAGCTAATCGCGGTAAACGGAGCGTAAACCAGGCATAGGGAGGCGTCAATGGCGCTAGTCCATGCCGGGAGCGCAAATCGCCAGCGCAAGCAGGCCATCACGAGCAGGAGAAGGATCAGCACCAGGGCATCGGCTGAGGACTGGCCGATCACCCACAGATGGAACAGCACGCCTATCGTGAGAAAGCGCCAACCGTTCACATACAGATGCGGCTCCATCCTCATCCTCATCTCCATCCTTCTCCCCCCGCTTCAGTGAATCTTTCTCATGCTGCCGATAATCATAAACACGATAGCGTATATCCATAAAATCACATTCACAAACAAAAATTCGCCTGACTTCCCGCCAAAGACGATCCAATTCTGGCCTTCAGCCAGCCAGTAGGTAGGGAACAAAACCGCTATGCGGGCAAGCCATTCCGGGAACATGCTCACAGGAATCATAAGGCCGCCCAGCACAGCAACCAGAAAAACAAGCGACACAAAACCAAAAAACGCCACATCCTTATTGCGGAAAAACGAGACCCATGCCAAAGCTACAGCCAAGGCGGCCAAGCTGTAAGAAATATAAAGAATCAGCAGCAGGAAAGGCTGATACAGCGGCTGTCCGTACAACACGCCTCCATAGACTACAAGCGTACACTGTGCGGCGATAATCAGCAAATAGGCCAACAGATTCTGGCTCAAGTAACGGAAATGGCTGAGCGGAGCGACCGACAGCCGCTTCATGACACCGGTCGCCCGATCCGCCTGAATGTTCAAGGTCAGCCGGATGCTGACGAACAGGAGAAGAATGCCAAAAAACTGATAGCCGTATGGGAGCAGGGGCCATGGGTCGCCTTGCGGCAAGAAGATGCAAGCTGCCGGGAACAGCGTGAGAAAGATCAAATTGGTCACGTTGCGAAAGCTTCTTTTCAGAACAAACTGAAAGACGGTCATGCCATTTTCCTCCTGCCCAATGCGAGCATAAGCAAGAACAAGAGAACGATGGCGCCTAACAGAATATTCGCCGTAAACCAAGCCTCTCCTGCATCAGACTGCTCCATCGCCTGAATGGACAGCATGGATAAGACCAGAGGGTTTCCGTAGGAGCCCATGAAATCGAAGAAAGCATTGTTCGGCATGGGAAAGAACAAACCGGCAAGCGCGATAAAGCCAACGCCATACACTTCACTTAACCGCTCCGCCAATTTGAAGTTGCGCACGGAGAAGGTGAAGATCAGGCAGACAGTGCTCGACAATACCGACATCAAGGCAATCACATAGATCGACCAAGCCCAGTTCCCCCAAGGCACCCCCAACACGAATTGAGAGTACGTCATCAGCGCCACGCCCAGCAAGATCGAAAACACCGTGCCGCACATCATGATCGAAAATGCGTACAATTCCTTTCGGAAAGGCAGCACGCCAAGCCTCATCTTGTGCGCCGTGAAAAACTCATGCTGAATATACGACATCACAATCG from Xylanibacillus composti includes these protein-coding regions:
- a CDS encoding ABC transporter permease, producing the protein MTVFQFVLKRSFRNVTNLIFLTLFPAACIFLPQGDPWPLLPYGYQFFGILLLFVSIRLTLNIQADRATGVMKRLSVAPLSHFRYLSQNLLAYLLIIAAQCTLVVYGGVLYGQPLYQPFLLLILYISYSLAALAVALAWVSFFRNKDVAFFGFVSLVFLVAVLGGLMIPVSMFPEWLARIAVLFPTYWLAEGQNWIVFGGKSGEFLFVNVILWIYAIVFMIIGSMRKIH
- a CDS encoding multidrug ABC transporter permease: MRVLSTVKFTALRMIRNYIVLLLLLVVPIVLISVFAIILSDTVTESGERPLHGIAKIMVVSFQLFAGSIVMSYIQHEFFTAHKMRLGVLPFRKELYAFSIMMCGTVFSILLGVALMTYSQFVLGVPWGNWAWSIYVIALMSVLSSTVCLIFTFSVRNFKLAERLSEVYGVGFIALAGLFFPMPNNAFFDFMGSYGNPLVLSMLSIQAMEQSDAGEAWFTANILLGAIVLLFLLMLALGRRKMA